One genomic region from Tigriopus californicus strain San Diego chromosome 4, Tcal_SD_v2.1, whole genome shotgun sequence encodes:
- the LOC131879368 gene encoding run domain Beclin-1-interacting and cysteine-rich domain-containing protein-like isoform X2: MAQLGASGGQPWDSVSGMSSSPAGISLLLAFVSQCDYYLLAARTSANHDIFGGFRRDRLLQGLMTILNHECWLPPQHNHAHPSQTNVADSGPSCAAFLRQVLQHYTGVEANVISQEGEWLPFLKCKLLEAQLTKILSQCFQDDAAIRQFYHEDAFLRSPPLVALLLEVTQCLDDLDVTRFSALKHRLEDEFSHWVIPVNQPSSTPKSFNSLRRNSLSAKRSASLSAKSSSHKYVHSQSMPVDFLPPTPEREPVDTGTIPKQVPPSNLCDATSLNILMRRRQMSNSENDLTANLKSKLTESRPTIVSTDSDSTHSNQNHPVAHTTYQRHRRCASDSLAKISISSNINNFDEGIPRLKYSAQVIQKRVPIFHSDENVLESSSLTPIPPTESWTAPKPTSKDQSLQNYLQSGCFSQYQAELDKELAHIILAEAIIQGINIAQYESATQTRQGEEGETMSAPVDLDHVQNMLRNQRFRRHRSNVGAPIRGQIMDHVTNSLESSVMSSSFSSGLSSPIFSDDESNEDEETPLRSPSQPSDIDTTTSQENGNSGRSRGHRRESSAESLALALLHLKKPEIQPKVCDLKWLVGDEDTPQKPLPLPQDFQALSDSTESPANAPVLRGTNTWAPPRPQLILKTHVKKKVFPSMQEQNFQCAGCSMTVQMRYIKTFRYCSYFGKYFCTSCHLGQTSVLPAKIIHNWNFKEEPVSTFARSVIKSLFHERLFFMEIISPELVKRAKRLRRALKWRRLAHIVFPYVMTCNRRHDSGDSEIMSLLKTIGKFDIEEPAVLTLNEICSIKLGSYLHELPTAVEAAKLHILQCKYCHMRGHLCEGCRSEDVLFSFQTTDVAQCETCKACYHKTCLEKVLANDGECTKCWRIKQRKMAKLNATTTDVSS, encoded by the exons ATGGCTCAATTGGGGGCGAGTGGTGGGCAGCCCTGGGACTCGGTGTCAGGGATGAGTTCGAGCCCGGCCGGGATCAGTCTGTTGTTGGCATTCGTGAGTCAATGCGATTATTACCTGCTGGCTGCCCGCACTTCGGCCAATCACGACATCTTTGGTGGATTCCGACGCGATCGCTTGCTTCAAGGATTGATGACCATTCTCAATCACGAATGTTGGCTGCCGCCCCAACACAACCACGCCCATCCTTCACAG ACCAACGTGGCCGATAGTGGACCGAGTTGTGCGGCTTTTTTGCGCCAAGTGCTCCAGCATTATACCGGCGTCGAGGCTAATGTCATCAGCCAAGAAGGCGAGTGGCTGCCCTTCCTCAAGTGCAA GTTACTGGAAGCCCAATTGACCAAAATCTTGAGTCAGTGCTTTCAAGATGATGCTGCAATCAGACAATTTTACCACGAGGATGCCTTCCTTCGTAGTCCGCCCTTGGTCGCCCTCTTGTTAGAGGTGACTCAGTGTCTGGATGATCTTGACGTAACTCGGTTTTCCGCTCTCAAGCATCGTCTTGAG GATGAGTTTTCACATTGGGTCATTCCAGTCAACCAACCATCTTCCACACCCAAGAGCTTCAACTCTCTTCGTCGTAATTCTTTGTCAGCCAAACGATCTGCGTCCTTGTCAGCCAAATCCAGTTCACATAAATATGTTCACAGCCAATCGATGCCTGTCGATTTTCTACCCCCAACACCAGAACGTGAG CCTGTTGATACCGGTACCATTCCGAAACAAGTCCCTCCGTCAAACCTCTGTGATGCAACCAGCCTGAATATACTAATGAGGAGGAGGCAGATGTCTAATTCCGAGAACGATCTGACTGCAAATCTCAAGTCTAAGTTGACCGAAAGTCGTCCCACCATTGTCAGCACCGATTCTGATTCTACACACTCCAACCAGAACCACCCTGTCGCTCATACGACTTATCAACGACATCGCCGGTGTGCCTCGGATTCATTGGCCAAGATCTCGATCTCGTCGAACATTAACAATTTTGATGAAGGAATTCCTCGACTTAAATACTCTGCCCAAGTTATTCAAAAGAGG GTCCCGATATTTCACTCGGACGAAAATGTCTTGGAATCTTCCTCCTTGACGCCTATTCCGCCCACAGAATCGTGGACCGCTCCAAAGCCTACATCCAAGGATCAGTCATTGCAAAACTACCTCCAATCAG GCTGCTTCAGCCAATATCAAGCTGAATTGGACAAGGAATTGGCTCATATCATCTTGGCCGAAGCCATCATCCAAGGCATCAACATTGCACAATACGAATCCGCAACTCAAACTCGTCAA gGCGAAGAAGGAGAAACAATGTCAGCCCCAGTGGATCTGGATCATGTTCAGAATATGCTGCGAAATCAACGCTTCCGGCGACATCGGTCCAATGTTGGTGCGCCAATCCGAGGGCAAATCATGGATCATGTGACCAACTCTTTGGAGAGCAGTGTGATGTCATCATCGTTTAGCTCGGGTCTGTCCAGCCCGATATTTTCAGATGATGAATCCAACGAAGATGAGGAGACTCCTCTTCGAAG TCCCTCTCAACCTAGTGATATCGACACAACCACCAGTCAAGAGAACGGGAATTCAGGTCGAAGCCGAGGTCATCGCCGTGAAAGTTCGGCTGAAtctttggctttggccttgCTTCATCTCAAGAAGCCTGAGATTCAACCGAAAGTATGtgatttgaaatggttggtGGGAGACGAAGACACTCCCCAGAAG CCATTGCCTTTACCCCAAGACTTTCAAGCCCTCTCGGATTCAACCGAGTCCCCTGCAAATGCGCCTGTGTTACGTGGAACCAACACCTGGGCTCCACCGAGACCCCAACTGATACTCAAGACTCATGTGAAGAAAAA AGTTTTTCCATCAATGCAAGAGCAGAACTTTCAATGTGCCGGCTGCTCCATGACGGTCCAAATGCGGTACATCAAAACTTTCCGCTATTGCTCCTATTTCGGGAAGTACTTCTGCACCAGTTGTCATCTTGGTCAAACCAGCGTGCTCCCCGCCAAAATCATTCACAACTGGAACTTCAAAGA AGAGCCTGTCAGCACTTTTGCACGGTCCGTCATCAAGTCCCTGTTCCACGAACGACTCTTCTTTATGGAAATCATCAGCCCTGAATTGGTCAAGCGGGCCAAACGACTTCGTCGAGCTCTGAAGTGGAGAAGATTGGCGCACATTGTCTTCCCCTACGTTATGACGTGCAATCGAAGGCATGACTCAGGGGATTCGGAAATCATGAG TTTGCTTAAAACGATAGGGAAATTTGACATTGAGGAACCTGCCGTGCTGACTTTGAATGAGATCTGCAGCATCAAATTAGGTTCATACCTCCATGAACTCCCCACGGCGGTCGAGGCGGCCAAACTTCATATTCTACAATGCAAG TACTGTCATATGCGAGGCCATCTATGCGAAGGCTGCCGGTCCGAGGACGTTTTGTTCTCGTTTCAAACCACAGATGTGGCTCAATGTGAGACCTGCAAGGCGTGCTATCATAAAACCTGTCTGGAGAAAGTCTTGGCCAACGACGGGGAATGCACCAAATGTTGGCGGATTAAACAGAGGAAAATGGCTAAACTGAATGCTACGACAACGGATGTGAGTTCCTGA
- the LOC131879368 gene encoding run domain Beclin-1-interacting and cysteine-rich domain-containing protein-like isoform X3, with protein MAQLGASGGQPWDSVSGMSSSPAGISLLLAFVSQCDYYLLAARTSANHDIFGGFRRDRLLQGLMTILNHECWLPPQHNHAHPSQTNVADSGPSCAAFLRQVLQHYTGVEANVISQEGEWLPFLKCKLLEAQLTKILSQCFQDDAAIRQFYHEDAFLRSPPLVALLLEVTQCLDDLDVTRFSALKHRLEVLSMDEFSHWVIPVNQPSSTPKSFNSLRRNSLSAKRSASLSAKSSSHKYVHSQSMPVDFLPPTPEREPVDTGTIPKQVPPSNLCDATSLNILMRRRQMSNSENDLTANLKSKLTESRPTIVSTDSDSTHSNQNHPVAHTTYQRHRRCASDSLAKISISSNINNFDEGIPRLKYSAQVIQKRVPIFHSDENVLESSSLTPIPPTESWTAPKPTSKDQSLQNYLQSGCFSQYQAELDKELAHIILAEAIIQGINIAQYESATQTRQGEEGETMSAPVDLDHVQNMLRNQRFRRHRSNVGAPIRGQIMDHVTNSLESSVMSSSFSSGLSSPIFSDDESNEDEETPLRSDIDTTTSQENGNSGRSRGHRRESSAESLALALLHLKKPEIQPKVCDLKWLVGDEDTPQKPLPLPQDFQALSDSTESPANAPVLRGTNTWAPPRPQLILKTHVKKKVFPSMQEQNFQCAGCSMTVQMRYIKTFRYCSYFGKYFCTSCHLGQTSVLPAKIIHNWNFKEEPVSTFARSVIKSLFHERLFFMEIISPELVKRAKRLRRALKWRRLAHIVFPYVMTCNRRHDSGDSEIMSLLKTIGKFDIEEPAVLTLNEICSIKLGSYLHELPTAVEAAKLHILQCKYCHMRGHLCEGCRSEDVLFSFQTTDVAQCETCKACYHKTCLEKVLANDGECTKCWRIKQRKMAKLNATTTDVSS; from the exons ATGGCTCAATTGGGGGCGAGTGGTGGGCAGCCCTGGGACTCGGTGTCAGGGATGAGTTCGAGCCCGGCCGGGATCAGTCTGTTGTTGGCATTCGTGAGTCAATGCGATTATTACCTGCTGGCTGCCCGCACTTCGGCCAATCACGACATCTTTGGTGGATTCCGACGCGATCGCTTGCTTCAAGGATTGATGACCATTCTCAATCACGAATGTTGGCTGCCGCCCCAACACAACCACGCCCATCCTTCACAG ACCAACGTGGCCGATAGTGGACCGAGTTGTGCGGCTTTTTTGCGCCAAGTGCTCCAGCATTATACCGGCGTCGAGGCTAATGTCATCAGCCAAGAAGGCGAGTGGCTGCCCTTCCTCAAGTGCAA GTTACTGGAAGCCCAATTGACCAAAATCTTGAGTCAGTGCTTTCAAGATGATGCTGCAATCAGACAATTTTACCACGAGGATGCCTTCCTTCGTAGTCCGCCCTTGGTCGCCCTCTTGTTAGAGGTGACTCAGTGTCTGGATGATCTTGACGTAACTCGGTTTTCCGCTCTCAAGCATCGTCTTGAGGTACTTTCAATG GATGAGTTTTCACATTGGGTCATTCCAGTCAACCAACCATCTTCCACACCCAAGAGCTTCAACTCTCTTCGTCGTAATTCTTTGTCAGCCAAACGATCTGCGTCCTTGTCAGCCAAATCCAGTTCACATAAATATGTTCACAGCCAATCGATGCCTGTCGATTTTCTACCCCCAACACCAGAACGTGAG CCTGTTGATACCGGTACCATTCCGAAACAAGTCCCTCCGTCAAACCTCTGTGATGCAACCAGCCTGAATATACTAATGAGGAGGAGGCAGATGTCTAATTCCGAGAACGATCTGACTGCAAATCTCAAGTCTAAGTTGACCGAAAGTCGTCCCACCATTGTCAGCACCGATTCTGATTCTACACACTCCAACCAGAACCACCCTGTCGCTCATACGACTTATCAACGACATCGCCGGTGTGCCTCGGATTCATTGGCCAAGATCTCGATCTCGTCGAACATTAACAATTTTGATGAAGGAATTCCTCGACTTAAATACTCTGCCCAAGTTATTCAAAAGAGG GTCCCGATATTTCACTCGGACGAAAATGTCTTGGAATCTTCCTCCTTGACGCCTATTCCGCCCACAGAATCGTGGACCGCTCCAAAGCCTACATCCAAGGATCAGTCATTGCAAAACTACCTCCAATCAG GCTGCTTCAGCCAATATCAAGCTGAATTGGACAAGGAATTGGCTCATATCATCTTGGCCGAAGCCATCATCCAAGGCATCAACATTGCACAATACGAATCCGCAACTCAAACTCGTCAA gGCGAAGAAGGAGAAACAATGTCAGCCCCAGTGGATCTGGATCATGTTCAGAATATGCTGCGAAATCAACGCTTCCGGCGACATCGGTCCAATGTTGGTGCGCCAATCCGAGGGCAAATCATGGATCATGTGACCAACTCTTTGGAGAGCAGTGTGATGTCATCATCGTTTAGCTCGGGTCTGTCCAGCCCGATATTTTCAGATGATGAATCCAACGAAGATGAGGAGACTCCTCTTCGAAG TGATATCGACACAACCACCAGTCAAGAGAACGGGAATTCAGGTCGAAGCCGAGGTCATCGCCGTGAAAGTTCGGCTGAAtctttggctttggccttgCTTCATCTCAAGAAGCCTGAGATTCAACCGAAAGTATGtgatttgaaatggttggtGGGAGACGAAGACACTCCCCAGAAG CCATTGCCTTTACCCCAAGACTTTCAAGCCCTCTCGGATTCAACCGAGTCCCCTGCAAATGCGCCTGTGTTACGTGGAACCAACACCTGGGCTCCACCGAGACCCCAACTGATACTCAAGACTCATGTGAAGAAAAA AGTTTTTCCATCAATGCAAGAGCAGAACTTTCAATGTGCCGGCTGCTCCATGACGGTCCAAATGCGGTACATCAAAACTTTCCGCTATTGCTCCTATTTCGGGAAGTACTTCTGCACCAGTTGTCATCTTGGTCAAACCAGCGTGCTCCCCGCCAAAATCATTCACAACTGGAACTTCAAAGA AGAGCCTGTCAGCACTTTTGCACGGTCCGTCATCAAGTCCCTGTTCCACGAACGACTCTTCTTTATGGAAATCATCAGCCCTGAATTGGTCAAGCGGGCCAAACGACTTCGTCGAGCTCTGAAGTGGAGAAGATTGGCGCACATTGTCTTCCCCTACGTTATGACGTGCAATCGAAGGCATGACTCAGGGGATTCGGAAATCATGAG TTTGCTTAAAACGATAGGGAAATTTGACATTGAGGAACCTGCCGTGCTGACTTTGAATGAGATCTGCAGCATCAAATTAGGTTCATACCTCCATGAACTCCCCACGGCGGTCGAGGCGGCCAAACTTCATATTCTACAATGCAAG TACTGTCATATGCGAGGCCATCTATGCGAAGGCTGCCGGTCCGAGGACGTTTTGTTCTCGTTTCAAACCACAGATGTGGCTCAATGTGAGACCTGCAAGGCGTGCTATCATAAAACCTGTCTGGAGAAAGTCTTGGCCAACGACGGGGAATGCACCAAATGTTGGCGGATTAAACAGAGGAAAATGGCTAAACTGAATGCTACGACAACGGATGTGAGTTCCTGA
- the LOC131879368 gene encoding run domain Beclin-1-interacting and cysteine-rich domain-containing protein-like isoform X1, with product MAQLGASGGQPWDSVSGMSSSPAGISLLLAFVSQCDYYLLAARTSANHDIFGGFRRDRLLQGLMTILNHECWLPPQHNHAHPSQTNVADSGPSCAAFLRQVLQHYTGVEANVISQEGEWLPFLKCKLLEAQLTKILSQCFQDDAAIRQFYHEDAFLRSPPLVALLLEVTQCLDDLDVTRFSALKHRLEVLSMDEFSHWVIPVNQPSSTPKSFNSLRRNSLSAKRSASLSAKSSSHKYVHSQSMPVDFLPPTPEREPVDTGTIPKQVPPSNLCDATSLNILMRRRQMSNSENDLTANLKSKLTESRPTIVSTDSDSTHSNQNHPVAHTTYQRHRRCASDSLAKISISSNINNFDEGIPRLKYSAQVIQKRVPIFHSDENVLESSSLTPIPPTESWTAPKPTSKDQSLQNYLQSGCFSQYQAELDKELAHIILAEAIIQGINIAQYESATQTRQGEEGETMSAPVDLDHVQNMLRNQRFRRHRSNVGAPIRGQIMDHVTNSLESSVMSSSFSSGLSSPIFSDDESNEDEETPLRSPSQPSDIDTTTSQENGNSGRSRGHRRESSAESLALALLHLKKPEIQPKVCDLKWLVGDEDTPQKPLPLPQDFQALSDSTESPANAPVLRGTNTWAPPRPQLILKTHVKKKVFPSMQEQNFQCAGCSMTVQMRYIKTFRYCSYFGKYFCTSCHLGQTSVLPAKIIHNWNFKEEPVSTFARSVIKSLFHERLFFMEIISPELVKRAKRLRRALKWRRLAHIVFPYVMTCNRRHDSGDSEIMSLLKTIGKFDIEEPAVLTLNEICSIKLGSYLHELPTAVEAAKLHILQCKYCHMRGHLCEGCRSEDVLFSFQTTDVAQCETCKACYHKTCLEKVLANDGECTKCWRIKQRKMAKLNATTTDVSS from the exons ATGGCTCAATTGGGGGCGAGTGGTGGGCAGCCCTGGGACTCGGTGTCAGGGATGAGTTCGAGCCCGGCCGGGATCAGTCTGTTGTTGGCATTCGTGAGTCAATGCGATTATTACCTGCTGGCTGCCCGCACTTCGGCCAATCACGACATCTTTGGTGGATTCCGACGCGATCGCTTGCTTCAAGGATTGATGACCATTCTCAATCACGAATGTTGGCTGCCGCCCCAACACAACCACGCCCATCCTTCACAG ACCAACGTGGCCGATAGTGGACCGAGTTGTGCGGCTTTTTTGCGCCAAGTGCTCCAGCATTATACCGGCGTCGAGGCTAATGTCATCAGCCAAGAAGGCGAGTGGCTGCCCTTCCTCAAGTGCAA GTTACTGGAAGCCCAATTGACCAAAATCTTGAGTCAGTGCTTTCAAGATGATGCTGCAATCAGACAATTTTACCACGAGGATGCCTTCCTTCGTAGTCCGCCCTTGGTCGCCCTCTTGTTAGAGGTGACTCAGTGTCTGGATGATCTTGACGTAACTCGGTTTTCCGCTCTCAAGCATCGTCTTGAGGTACTTTCAATG GATGAGTTTTCACATTGGGTCATTCCAGTCAACCAACCATCTTCCACACCCAAGAGCTTCAACTCTCTTCGTCGTAATTCTTTGTCAGCCAAACGATCTGCGTCCTTGTCAGCCAAATCCAGTTCACATAAATATGTTCACAGCCAATCGATGCCTGTCGATTTTCTACCCCCAACACCAGAACGTGAG CCTGTTGATACCGGTACCATTCCGAAACAAGTCCCTCCGTCAAACCTCTGTGATGCAACCAGCCTGAATATACTAATGAGGAGGAGGCAGATGTCTAATTCCGAGAACGATCTGACTGCAAATCTCAAGTCTAAGTTGACCGAAAGTCGTCCCACCATTGTCAGCACCGATTCTGATTCTACACACTCCAACCAGAACCACCCTGTCGCTCATACGACTTATCAACGACATCGCCGGTGTGCCTCGGATTCATTGGCCAAGATCTCGATCTCGTCGAACATTAACAATTTTGATGAAGGAATTCCTCGACTTAAATACTCTGCCCAAGTTATTCAAAAGAGG GTCCCGATATTTCACTCGGACGAAAATGTCTTGGAATCTTCCTCCTTGACGCCTATTCCGCCCACAGAATCGTGGACCGCTCCAAAGCCTACATCCAAGGATCAGTCATTGCAAAACTACCTCCAATCAG GCTGCTTCAGCCAATATCAAGCTGAATTGGACAAGGAATTGGCTCATATCATCTTGGCCGAAGCCATCATCCAAGGCATCAACATTGCACAATACGAATCCGCAACTCAAACTCGTCAA gGCGAAGAAGGAGAAACAATGTCAGCCCCAGTGGATCTGGATCATGTTCAGAATATGCTGCGAAATCAACGCTTCCGGCGACATCGGTCCAATGTTGGTGCGCCAATCCGAGGGCAAATCATGGATCATGTGACCAACTCTTTGGAGAGCAGTGTGATGTCATCATCGTTTAGCTCGGGTCTGTCCAGCCCGATATTTTCAGATGATGAATCCAACGAAGATGAGGAGACTCCTCTTCGAAG TCCCTCTCAACCTAGTGATATCGACACAACCACCAGTCAAGAGAACGGGAATTCAGGTCGAAGCCGAGGTCATCGCCGTGAAAGTTCGGCTGAAtctttggctttggccttgCTTCATCTCAAGAAGCCTGAGATTCAACCGAAAGTATGtgatttgaaatggttggtGGGAGACGAAGACACTCCCCAGAAG CCATTGCCTTTACCCCAAGACTTTCAAGCCCTCTCGGATTCAACCGAGTCCCCTGCAAATGCGCCTGTGTTACGTGGAACCAACACCTGGGCTCCACCGAGACCCCAACTGATACTCAAGACTCATGTGAAGAAAAA AGTTTTTCCATCAATGCAAGAGCAGAACTTTCAATGTGCCGGCTGCTCCATGACGGTCCAAATGCGGTACATCAAAACTTTCCGCTATTGCTCCTATTTCGGGAAGTACTTCTGCACCAGTTGTCATCTTGGTCAAACCAGCGTGCTCCCCGCCAAAATCATTCACAACTGGAACTTCAAAGA AGAGCCTGTCAGCACTTTTGCACGGTCCGTCATCAAGTCCCTGTTCCACGAACGACTCTTCTTTATGGAAATCATCAGCCCTGAATTGGTCAAGCGGGCCAAACGACTTCGTCGAGCTCTGAAGTGGAGAAGATTGGCGCACATTGTCTTCCCCTACGTTATGACGTGCAATCGAAGGCATGACTCAGGGGATTCGGAAATCATGAG TTTGCTTAAAACGATAGGGAAATTTGACATTGAGGAACCTGCCGTGCTGACTTTGAATGAGATCTGCAGCATCAAATTAGGTTCATACCTCCATGAACTCCCCACGGCGGTCGAGGCGGCCAAACTTCATATTCTACAATGCAAG TACTGTCATATGCGAGGCCATCTATGCGAAGGCTGCCGGTCCGAGGACGTTTTGTTCTCGTTTCAAACCACAGATGTGGCTCAATGTGAGACCTGCAAGGCGTGCTATCATAAAACCTGTCTGGAGAAAGTCTTGGCCAACGACGGGGAATGCACCAAATGTTGGCGGATTAAACAGAGGAAAATGGCTAAACTGAATGCTACGACAACGGATGTGAGTTCCTGA